The region TCGCCGGCCTCTGTCAAGATCACACGTCGCGGCGTCCGCGTAAACAACTGCAAACCAAGCTCTTCCTCAAGCTGCCTGATCTGCATTGAGATCGCTGCCTGAGTTACATTTACGAGCTTTGCGCCGGCCGTAAACGTCTTGGTCTCGGCGATCGCAAGAAATGCTTTGAGTTGTTTGATCTCCATTTAAAATTTATGCGGTCCTGGTCAATTTTCCGAGCACGGTCTTTTCCGATTCGGAAAGTTCAAAATTTGATTGTGCATATACGCCGCTGAGCTTTGCCAGTTCCACCGCTCGACTGCTTTCGTCGCGAATGTTGCAGACTTGATCAAGGCTTTGGTGCGACACTTCCCGTGCCTTTACCGTCTCACCCTGCCCGACAAGACGCACTGCGATCTCGTTCAGAACTGTCGAGCGCGATGCAAGCTGCGGAACAGTCTCGACGAGAGCCGCAGCTTCATTTAGAAGTGATAAGGATGCTTCTTTTTCACCTAATTTCTGCTTTGCGTCGGACAATGCAACCAAAGCGAGCAAACGGTCGGAGTCTTCCGAGATAAGGTTTACCGTTTGCCGTGCACGTTCGTCATCCTTTCGCAATGCAAACATTTGGGCGATCTGTGAAAGAGCGGCCATTCGCTCATCAGGATCTTGATTTTCGAGAGCTATTTCGATGCCCCGTTCAGTCTTGCCAAAACCTGCGAACTGAACCCCTATAGACGCAAGTAATCCGTTTCGCGCCCGACTGTCGCGAGTCTCTGCTTCACGCTGTGAATTCAAGATAGCGTAAGCCTCGTCAAGCGTTTCAATGGCATCACTTTTTTCGTCCTTGCTCCATTGATCACGAGCAAAACCGAGCAAAGCCGATGCCATCTGCGTTTTATCGGTAACAAGATCTAGTGTGCTGTCTGCGAGTTCGCTGCTGCCAGCAAACAGAAAACCAAGAGCGCAATTCACGAGAAAAAAGTCTCGGTGAATGTTGTCAAGCACCTCGGCGGACGAGCGTGCCATTTCAAAGGTCTCGATAGCTTTGCCATTGAGCTTTGCTTCAATGAACAAATTTCCAATGTCACAAAGCGTTCTGATCTTCTCTTCATCGTGCTCTATCTGATTAGCCGCCGAGAGGGCTTGTTCAAGAGAGTTCAGGGCTTTTTCGTTTTCTTTTGTTTCGATCTGCTTCGCTGCGATTTGCTGCAAAGCAGTTGCTCTGGCAGTTGCAAATTCGATGCGGCCAAGCGTCGATCCCGATCCGGCGTCATCACCGATAGATGCCTGATGGACCGCAATGCCCGCGTAAATAAAATCGGGATGTGCCATCGTATCGGCGATATCAGATGCCTTTTCGACATTGCCCTTACCAGCCATGACCAGAGCAATACGCTCGAACGCTTGGGCCTGCATTCCGTGATCGTCGATCGCCTCGGTAAGCTGAAGTGCGTAATCGGCGTCATCGAGATCCGCGCATGTTTCGGCAATGGCGGTTAAAAGTCTGTCGCGAGAGAATGGGTCCTCAACTGCATTCGCCAGCTCAGCGGCGAGATCGACCTCGCCTTTTGCCAAATATCGCGGCACGATCGTATGCATCGCAGACGCATGGCCGTCACTGCTTTTTATGCGTTCCGCAAGAAACGCAGCACATGCAAGTAGGTCGCTCTCAGCTTGATCAAAAGAAATAAAATAATCTGACATATTTACACAAAAACCCGTCGTATCGACTCAGGCATCCAGTCGCGCAGGTCAGTTGCAACCGCCATCGCTCCGGCAGCTCTTAATTGCGCAGCAGATACAGTATTAGTCACGCCGAGCGCGGGCAGATCGGCGTTTCGGGCACCGACAATTCCCGGAGGTGAATCTTCGATAACCAGGCATTCGCCGTGCGTCATTGGCAAATGGCCTTGCGATGTGCGAACCGCATCGAGCTGTCTAAATCCAATACGAAAACACTCCGGATCAGGCTTGCATTTCGATACGTCGGCTGCACTTACGATCGTTGAAAAATGCTTGGCAAGACCGCTTTTATCCAGCACAAAATTGATCTCGTTCCAACCGGCCATACTGACGATGCCGAGGGCGAATTCTTGGGCCATCTTTTCAACAAAATCACCGATCCCTTCAAAAAGCGGGAGATCAGCATCGACTATCGTTTTCCATTTGGCTGATTTGGCTGCAACGATCTCTTCAACATCGACCTTCTCGATCGACTTCCCTGCCCGTTTGAAAGCTGCCTCAACAAAAGTCCGGTCGTCCATTCCTAAAGACGCCAAATAGTCTGCCTCAGTCAAGTCAATACTTTCTTCTTTGAGTACCTCTTGATAGGCCCGCATCTGAACAGGCTCATCGTTGATAATAACCCCGTTAAAGTCCATTAATATTGCTTTGATCATATGGTTAATTTATATATTTTTCGTCAAACATATTCCCGCGTCCAAGTATTCCGTTGGGATCCAATGCCCGCTTAACTTCGGCCATCTCATTTAAATACCGCTCACCCATCATTGCCGCGAGATATTTTAGCTTAAGTTTACCGATGCCATGCTCAGCCGAAACCGTTCCTCCAAGCATGATAGCCTGAGCGATGCAGCGGCTGTAAATGTGCCGAGCCTTCTCCGCTTCTTCGGCGTTTTTAGGCAGCATGTTCGCATGAAGGTGACAATCGCCGATATGTCCAAAAATGACGTGATCGATCCCGCTGGCCTCAAGCGTCACTTTGTAATATCGCAAAAATGAACCGAAATTTGCATCCGGCACTGCCATGTCGGTTCCGACCTTTCGCTGCTTATACTTTGAAATACGTTCATTGACCGCAACCGGCAGGGCGTGACGAAATGCACGCATCTTTTCACGATCCTGCTCGTTTGTCGTAAACCATGAACGCTCAAGATCGGCATTGTGCTTTTCGAGCAACGCATTCCAAGCTTCAAGAAGCAAATCTTCCGTTTCGGCAGTTGTTTCCTGCTCAAAGAAGATTGCCCCTGCCATTTCACCTGGCGTTTCGGGAAAGTTTTCCGAAATGAAGTTGAGAGCGTGGGCGTCAAAATATTCGATCAATGCCGCATCGATACTATTTGAGATTTCAGATCTCCGATTTGAGATTGATGAGGTTTTAGCCGATTCCACAAATTTTAATAAATCGGCTTCCCGTTCAAAAAACACAATTCCGCTAAAAAAACCTTCCGGCTTTCGCAGCAGCGTCAATTCGATCTCAGTAATAACCCCAAGCGTGCCTTCGCTGCCGACAAACAGATCGACGGCGTCGAGCGGCGACTCGTTGAAATAACCGCTGACATTTTTACGCACGTTGGGCCGCTCGTATGTTGGGGCCTTGACGCGAATCTCACCAATCTTTGTTGTCAAAGCTATCCAGCCATTGTCATCAGCCGTAAACTCACCGCGTCGCAATTCCAAAATTTGGCCATCAGCAAGGACGACTTTTAATCGCTTGACATAATTTCGCGTTGCACCGTATTTGAAACTCCTCGCTCCCGAAGCGTTCGTCGCAACCGTACCGCCGATCTGGCAACTCCATTCGGTTGGATCCGGCGGATAAAACAACCCTTCAGCATCAACCTCCTTTTGCAGATCGGCCAAAATCACACCACTTCCAACTGTAGCTGAACGCAGATCTTCGTTGATCTCGATCTTGTTTAGCTTTTCAAGCGAAACAACATACCCCCCAAACGGGATCGCACCTCCAACCGTTCCGGTCCTCGCGCCGGAGATCGTGACCGGTGTCTTGCTCTCATTTGCCTCACGAATGATCTGTGCGATCTCCTCGGCCGATTCGGGAATAAACAGCTTCACGGCGTAACCGCCCTGCATATTGCTGGCGTCGGTGAGGTAGTTTTGCAGATCGTCCATCTGCGTTTTAACTTGCATACAACAACAATTTATCTTAATACTGATGGAAACGCGAATGTGTATTACCTGCACTTTTCAGCCGCGAAAACAACACGACTGCACGGTTCCATTTTGCCAATCAACACTGGAACAAATCCTACTTTTTCCTACCCCGGTATGAAACCTTCACACTTCTTCCCACCATGAAACACCCGGAAAACGTGTAATATATTGAGTCCGTTGGATTTATTTCATTTGTTCCGAATAGTCGCGAAATAAAAAAATTCGGAATCCAAAAGCCTTTTTCTATTCCGTCAGCGAACCGCCAGTTCCCTCTCACGCAAATACTTCAGCCGGTCGCGAATTTCGGCTGCCTGCTCGAATTTCATCTCTTTTGCGGCATTGCGCATGTCGGCTTCGAGTTGGGCAATGGTCTCTTTTAACTGTTTTGGCGAATATTCTTCGATTGAATCGATGTCGAGCGGGATCTTGAAGTAATCGGCCTCGTAAGCAGTGACCAAAGTCGCGTCGATCGATTTGATGATGGTGGTCGGCGTGATGCCGTGTTCTGTGTTGTATTCTTCCTGGATCTTGCGTCGGCGCTCTGTTTCGCTGATCGCGTATTCCATCGATTTGGTTATCTTATCGGCGTAAAGTATCGCCTTTCCATCAGAGTTTCTAGCCGCTCGGCCCATCGTCTGAATTAGCGAACTCTGCGAACGCAGAAACCCTTCCTTATCGGCATCAAGGATCGCAACCAGCGACACTTCCGGCAGATCGAGACCTTCGCGCAGCAGATTGATGCCGACCAGCACATCGTATTCGCCGCGACGCAGATCGCGTAGAATTTTAATGCGTTCGAGTGTCACGATATCGCTGTGCAGATATCTTACCTTTACTCCGACCTCGGCAAAATATTCGCTCAAATTTTCGGACATCCTTTTGGTTAGCGTTGTAACCAGTACACGCTCGTTACGCTCGGCACGCAGACGACATTCTTCGAGAAGATCATCAATCTGTCCTTTTACAGGCCGAACCTCGACGATCGGATCGAGCAAACCCGTAGGGCGAATGATCTGTTCTATTACTTCGCCTTCAGTCTTGGTCAATTCATACGGCCCCGGCGTGGCTGAAACGTATATCGTTTGACCGACGCGTTCCTCGAACTCCTGAAAATTCAGCGGCCGATTGTCCTTGGCAGACGGCAGCCGAAATCCGTATTCGACCAGAGTTCCCTTTCGCGACTGATCGCCCTTAAACATCGCTCCGAGCTGTGGAACAGTCTGGTGCGATTCGTCGATCACCATCAATGCATTGTCAGGCAAATAATCAAGCAAGGTCGGCGGCGGCTCGCCAGGCAGTTTACCGGTAAGATGCCGCGAGTAATTCTCGATGCCGCGACAAAACCCCATTTCCTTTATCATTTCGAGATCGTACATCGTCCGCTGATGCAGACGCTGAGCCTCGACGACCTTGCCTTCCTTTACGAGAAACTCCTCGTGTATTTCGAGTTCGGCACGGATCGTTTGGATCGCTCGCTTGATGACTGGCCTTGACATCACATAGTGAGTTTTTGGATAGATCGGAACACGAGATTCGTGCTTCTTTACAACCTCGCCAAGCAGCGGATCTATCGTATAAATAGCATCGATCTCATCGCCCCAAAACTCGATTCGATACGCCTGATCCTGATAGCTTGGATATAATTCGACAACGTCGCCGCGAACGCGAAAAACACCGCGTTCAAAATCGATATTCACGCGTTCGTACTGAAGTTCGACAAGCTTTTGCAAAAACTCTTCACGCTTGATCTTCATTCCGGGCTCGATAAAGATGAGCATCCCGAAATATGCATCAGGGTCGCCCAGACCGTAAATACACGACACCGACGCAACAACGATCACATCCCGCCGCTCAAAAAGCGCACGCGTTGCCGACAAACGCAAACGGTCTATTTCTTCGTTTACAGTTGCCTCTTTTTCTATGTAAAGATCAGCGGCAGGAACGTATGCTTCCGGTTGGTAGTAATCGTAATATGAAACAAAATACTCAACAGAGTTTTCGGGAAAGAAGGTTTTAAATTCCTGATAAAGCTGTGCGGCAAGCGTCTTGTTGTGAGCTAGAACTAGTGTGGGACGCTGCGTTTTCGCGATCACGTTGGCGATCGTAAACGTTTTGCCGCTGCCTGTGATGCCAAGCAGCACCTGATTCTTTACACCGTCGTTTAGACCCTCAACGATCTGTCTGATTGCTTCCGGCTGGTCGCCTTTCGGCGTATTTTCAGAAATGAGACGAAATTGCACTGTTCAATCATAAAACAAACCTTGCAATTTTACAAAATGCCGATGAGCAAGATCGGCCGCTTATTTTCTGATAAAAGCCGAGATCCTATTTCGAAGATCAGCGTATGTTTCGTTAAGAGCATCACCGCGAGCCGCATAGATGTCGGTTATCAAACGAGCATCAGAAGGGCGAAAAGCCCTGAGCATTATATCTCGGTTTCTAACGATACCTTTCGCATCGATCACGACCACTGCCCGCGTCAAATTTATCGGATACAGCCAATGCTTGCCATATATGCGCGTGACCGCCCTGTCCCCATCAGCGAGAAGCGGGATCGGCAAACTGCGACTGTGAGAGAAAGAATTGTGTTCCTCTGGTGTTGCCGGTGAAACTCCTACTATGACAGCTTTAGTATCTAAGTAATTCTGCCAATTATCACGAACTGAACACAACTGTCGTGTACAAACAAGCGTTTCGTTTTGAGGATAAAGCAAAAGAACCACGACGTTTCCGAGATGGTCCGAAAGCCGCCATTCACGCTTTTGTTCGTCCGGAAGAACAAAATCAGGCGCTGCGGCCCCAATCGCAATGCCCTCAAGGCTATTTCCGTTGTGAGTATTGATAATTGCCGACATTTATTGGGCTCAGTTTGCTCGTTACTTGTCGAAGATAGGATCAAACTGCACTCTTAGCGGTGACTTTGAGGCTCTTTATGACGTCGTTAGCCTTGTCTAACACCGTCTTAGAGCAAGAGCCGTCACGGATCAGATCATTGAGCCCGGTCAGCGATCTTTCGTCCTTGATAGCTTTTAACACATGAAGCAAAGCATATTTCACCCGTTCGTCTTTATGACTGCTGATCGCGTCGAATATCTCGTTGTATTCCCCCGCTCGAATCATAAGGGCAACCAGCGTAAAAGCCTCGTAGGCAACTTTTAGATCCTCATGAACAAGGCGCTCAAACGATTTTGAGGCAATTCCCGACTCAACCGCCGCTCGTACCGCCTGACGCATTCGGAATTCGTCTCTCGTTTCAATAATTCGCTTCCATGCACCTGACCTATCGAAATTCAAACGGAAAAGAGCTCGTGCCGCCGCCGCGCGCACTTCGCGTGTTGGGTCGGCGCAGCATAACAGGATCGCTTCGAAAACGGATTCATGGTCGAAGTCAGCTAGTACCGTGACGGCTTTCGCACGCAAACTGGCAGATAGATCGTAGAGTGCCATCTGCGACAAAGCGTCAACTGAATTCCATGTCCTGAATGCCGCGAGCACTTTTATTGAAACGTCGCGAACCGATTCATCGTCTTCGACGTCGGGATTGGTCTGTTCTATCGCATCTAGAAGAGCTTTTGCATTAGATATCTGAAGTGGCTCGAAAGATTTTGGCGGCATCAGGTCGCCGAATGAATTGATAGGAAGCTGGGCGTATTGCAGCATCCTCATCTTTTCCTGAAACGCCTTTGTTTCGGCAGGAGAATCCTTTACTCGCGGGCTCACCGTGGCAGATAGGGGAAAATTCGTTTCAGCTTTTTTTAATCCGAATGTTATGTTTTGCGTTTTTGGAGTTGACCTCTTCGTCTTCCTCAGCCATTCAAGCTCTTTGTCCGCATCGACATCTGTTGAATGATACTCGTTGCTGTAGTAATCATTGGAGGTATTGCCCGAAATGACTTCAGATCGCTCAATGCTTTGTTTACTTTGCTTCCAAAAATAATAGACGGTTCCTAATGCCCCAAGGACGATCAGGATAATTACATATGGCCAAATGCCTGCGGATGAATCTGCCGGCTGCGTATCAACCGGGAGTTTCGTTTGCGCGATAATATCCGTCACAAAGAATGCTACGGAGATGATCCCACCGGCGATGCGGCTACTTCTATTAGGATTGCGTTTCATCAGATCGATTTGCGGAACAATCCGTGTTCGATGAGTGGATGGTACTTCGCGGAAAGACTTGGAGTTGCTCTGGTTCATTCGGAACAACAAATACTATTATGCACTGTTTTGTCGGGCTTGTCATCACATTTATCAACATTGTTCATAAATATTTAACTCACTGACAAATCCAGAAAAATTCGAGAGAGCCAACCTTTACCAATCACGATCCGCGTAATAAAGTTGTCGTAAGGCTGGTTTTGCATATACCGATCATGACAGGAGTAAATACCATTTTTGAGTCCGAGATTCCGGGCCTTCACCTATTGCATCGCGGCAAAGTACGCGATGTCTATGAGATCGACGAAGACAGGCTATTGTTAGTCACTTCCGACCGTATTTCGGCTTTCGACTGCATACTGCCAACTCTTATTCCCCAAAAAGGGGTAGTTCTTACCCAGATCTCTGCTTTTTGGTTTGATCGACTGCAGTCGATCGTAAAAAATCACCTGATCTCAGCCAATTTTGACGAGATCACCGAAATCCCCGATGGACATGAAGAATTAAGAGGCCGCTCAACGCTTGCCCGGCGTACACAGGTATTTCCGGTAGAATGTGTCGTTCGAGGTTTTCTGGAAGGCTCCGCGTGGAAGGATTACCTTGCGACGGGCTCGGTTTGCGGGCATGAACTTCCACCCGGCCTACAGCAATGCGAAATGCTGCCCGAACCGATCTTCACGCCCGCGACCAAGGCCGCGACCGGTCACGATGAGAACATCGATTTCAACTTTTTTTGTGACATTGTCGGACCGGAAACAGGGCGTCGGCTGCGCGATCTGTCTCTTGAGATCTATACCGCTGCCTCAATGTTTGCATCACAAACAGGAATCATTATTGCGGATACAAAATTCGAGTTTGGCCGCGACCGCGATGGCAATGTCATGCTTATCGATGAGGTTTTGACGCCGGATTCTTCACGTTTTTGGGCGGCTAAAACATACGAACCGGGCCACGCCCAACCCTCGTTCGACAAACAGTTCGTTCGAGAATATCTTGAAACATTGGATTGGGACAAAACGCCGCCTGCACCGCATCTGCCAAACGAAGTCGTCGCAGCGACTTCACAGAGATACCTGCAAGCATACAAACTGTTAACCGGCCATGATCTGACAGAGATTTGATTACCCGTCAGGCAACTATCTGGTAAACTGCTTAGTCTAAGGTGTGAAGTTATGAAAATATTTTCCGTATTCGCTCTGCTTATTTTGCTGTTGTCTATCAATTCGTTCGCCCAAAAAGGTCCGGCTGCGAAGGCTGTCCCCGAAAAAACGGTCACAGCCGTCGAGAGCACCCCTCTCGAACTTGCAAAGGCGGCGGTTGTAGCGCACGGGGGCGACAAACTTAAGAATCTGAAGTCGCTTCTACTTCGCGGGTCAGTCGAGGTTAACGGCGGATCCAGCATGATGACGATACCGGCAACATTTATGCTAGCGATCTCAGGCGACAAATATGTGTTTGAATTAAATAATCCCATTCAACCGCTAAAACAGATCTCGGACGGAAAAGACACATCGTCCAGCGGCTACCAATTACCGCCGATGACTAGCCTCGGATTTCCGCTTCTCATGAGAGTCGGCCAGACAGGTTACGTTGTTGCATCGCTTCCGGAAGCTACAAAGAATAAGAAGGGTTTTCGCATTACTACAGCTGAAGGTTTTTATACTGATTTTTTTGTCGATGAAAAGACGCGACAGATCAAGGGTTACGAATCAGCATACGATGTGGACGGCCGCACTGCGACTACATCGGTCGAGATCGATGAATTTCAAACGGTCGAAGGTGTGATCGTTCCCAAAAGATATTCGCAGAGGTTCGATCTTGGCCAAATCACGGCTTACGCAAACTTTAAGACAAAGGATATTTTGGTAAATTCGCAGATCGAAGACAGTGTCTTCGCAATCTCTAAGTGAGTTGCGGTGTTGGAATACACAAGCCCGCACATAAGTGAGGGCTACACATTCAAGTTGAGTGTTCCGCCCTTACTTACGTTCGGGCTTGTGCAAAGCGACTCGATTTCCACCAGTTGATCGTTTCTCTCAAACCCTCTTCCAGCCCAACCAGTACCGAATAGTCGAGACACTCGATCGCACGCCGGTTGTCGGCCTGCGAGTGTTTGACATCACCGTTCCGTGGCGGTTGATAATCGGCAACTGAGTCTGTGGTGTTCGTGATTGTTCTTAGGATGGTCAAAAGTTCATTAAGCGTGATCCGTTCGCCGTTCGCGACATTGATCGTCTCACCAATACCTACTTTCGTTTGAGCGGCTTTGATGTTTGCATTCACGACATTGGCAATATACGTAAAATCGCGAGACTGTTCGCCGTCACCATAAATTACCGGCATTTTTCCAGCCAGTAGAGCGTCGATGAAACGTGAGATCACACCGGAATACATCGAGGCAGGGTTTTGCTTCGGACCGAACACATTAAAATATCTGAGCGAGATAGTTTCAAGGCCGTAAACATTATTGAAAACGCGGCAATAATATTCGCCGGTCAATTTTGCCGCGGCATAAGGTGAAAGCGGGTCAGGAAGCATCGTTTCGACCTTTGGCAATATAGGCTGATCACCGTAAGCCGAACTCGAAGCGGCATAAATGAATCTTTTGACTCCAACGTTCCTTGCTTTGTTGAGAAGATTGAATGTTCCGTCAACGCACACACGATGTGTCTCAGCAGGATCTTCGACCGAACGCGGCACGCTGGGAAGAGCCGCCTCGTGAAAGACGATCTCGGCACCATCAATAGCTTTGCTCAGAGCGTCTTCATCGTTAATATCGCCTTCGATAAAATCAAAATCGCCTTTAATGTCTTCCAGGTTTTCACGAAATCCAGTCGTCAGGTCATCGATGATCGAAACGCGGGCACCCTGCCGGATCAATTCCGCGGCAAGATTTGATCCGATAAATCCTGCACCACCAGTGACTAGTACTTTGCTGGTAAACGCCATTCCTATCAATTCTTAACGACCTACCCCAACGTACTCAAAACCAAGCTCGCGCATATCGTCGGGTTCATATACGTTGCGAAGATCGGCAATCTTTGGTGCCTTTAAAAGTTTCTTCACCCTTTCCATATCGAGCGCTCTGAACTGGTTCCATTCTGTGATGATGACCATCATATCCGCTCCGGTGATCGCATCGTATTCATCAACTGCATACTCGATATCGGGCAGGACGTGTTTCGCCTCGGCCATAGCGACCGGATCATATGCCTTTACAGAGGCACCACGTTTTATTAATTCCTTAATAATGTCGGTCGCGGGCGATTCGCGCATGTCGTCGGTTTCCGGCTTGAACGAGAGGCCGAGAACGCCGATCTGCTTGCCGGTCAGCCCGCCTGCCATTTTCTCGATCTTAGGGATCATTGCGTCGCGCTGTCGCTCGTTCGCTTCGATAACAGCATCGACGATCAAGGTTTCGACCCCAAATTGATCTGCAACGGTCGTCAATGCTCGAGTATCTTTTGGAAAACATGAACCGCCATAACCTGGTCCTGGATGCAAAAACTTGCGGCCAATTCGATTGTCCATTCCCATGCCGCGGGCGACATCGTGAACATCGCAACCGATCGCATCGCACAGATTGGCGACCTCATTAATAAACGTGATCTTTGTCGCGAGAAACGCGTTTGCGGCGTATTTGATAAGTTCCGCAGCTTCGAGCGAGGTAATGATGATCGGAGTTTCGATAAGGTAGAGCGGCCTGTAGAGATCCTTCATCACCTCGATGGCTCTAGGCTCGTTGCTGCCTATGACGACGCGGTCGGGGCGCATAAAATCGGTGATCGCAGCACCTTCACGGAGAAATTCCGGATTGGAAGCCACGCCGAATTCAGTCGGAGTAGCCACATTTTCGCCGACAAACTCTTTTAGCCATTTTCCGGTCCCGACAGGAACGGTCGATTTTGTGACCAATACCTTGTAACCGTTCATCGCATTGGCGACATCCTTTGCCGCCTGACGATAATAGCTCATGTCGGGCGTTCCATCTTCTTGCGGCGGAGTGCCAACAGCAAGGAAGACTACCAGAGCTTTTTCAACCGCGCTTTTAATGTCAGTCGTAAAGTGAAGGCGGCCAGCCTCAACATTCTTCTCAACTATGGCATCCAATCCAGGCTCATAGATGGGAATTACGCCCTTATTCAGCTTTTCGACCTTAGCAATATCAACATCAACACAGGTGACGTCAACGCCAAACTCTGCAAAACATGCCCCAGTAACTAAACCTACATATCCGGTTCCAATAACAGCTATATTCATAACTTATAAAAATAACAGTAATATCGATCTTGTTCCAGAATTCACAAGTATAAACAAAATTATGCGGGCCATATATAAAACATGACCCGCATTTCGGTACAAGAGAAAATATCAAATTAGGAGTTGGTACTGATAACAGGACCACCGCTGCCATCGGTATCATCTTCCTGAGTAGCCAAGAAAATTGCAACACCTGCACCGCCAGCCGCTAAAAGAAGCAGCCAAGGCAAGCCCGCTATCGCCGGACCTGGAACTGAATTAGGACGCAGACACGGAGCACAGCCTTTCTGTACGAGATTACCCGCAACAGCAGACGTTCCTGCAACTACCTGTTTGTCTGTAGAACCGATCTTCATGGTGACAAGTCCCGTTGTCGTATCAACGTGAGTGTGTGAACACTCAACATGAACGAGGAAGTTATCAGCTTGTGACGAATCCGCTATAACCGTTGCATCTCTCGTAGTAACAGTCGCGGCAACGCCTGCTGACGTTGACACGCGAGTCTGGCCCTCGGCCAAGGTTGCGACGATGCTGCCTGCGGAGAATATCAGTGTCACATTCGAATCGGCAAGCACTTCAACGCGGCCGAGTTTTCCGAGGCTGACAACTGCACTTGAACCAGCGCCGGCAGCGATCACCGCGCCGGAAAGTATGGTTGAACTAGAAACGGCAGGCTGTCCGTTCACGGTCACCTGACCGGTAACTGTGATCTCCCCTGTTTGATCGACTGGTAACGCAAATGCGACCATTGAATATACGCACCAGACCGCAGCGGCCGTAGTTAATGTAACAAACTTATGAAATTTATTTTTGCCCAGCATGTGACTTAATCTCCTCCTGAATCGAATCCTATATAAAAACATTACCTTGCGGCTATGCCTTTCGGCAATTCCGTTTGCAAGAAAGTATAAAACTAATTAGTTCACGGGGCTAACAGTCACACCCGTACCAAACTTGTTCTCGTTGGTCTGTGACGTTGCCAGAACAATACCCGTAACCGCTCCGCCAAAGATCAGAGCATAAACCCACCAGTTGTTGCTGGATGTTCCCGCTGCCGAATTGTTTGACGCTGTTGCTGAACCCGCAGTTGCCGTCTCACCCGCATTGAGCGTTACAACTTCACCGTTTACGGTTTTAACGCTAACACTCTTCGCAGCATTGAGAACCGAAATGCTTCCAGATGCGAGGTCACCGCTAATGCCATCATTATCGAAAGATAAAGTAAATGTGGTGTCTGAGCCAAGCTGAACGCGTCCGGTCTGGCCTAGGTTAATGATCGCTCCGGCGCCTTCGGGCGTCGAGATCGTGCTGGATGAAAAAATCGTGCGGCCGCTTTTAACAGCTTCGCCGTTAACTGTAACTACAGAAGTTTCGCTCGTTCCCGTAACCACTATCTCACCGGATGCCCGTCTTGCTCCGC is a window of Chloracidobacterium sp. DNA encoding:
- a CDS encoding UDP-glucose/GDP-mannose dehydrogenase family protein; translated protein: MNIAVIGTGYVGLVTGACFAEFGVDVTCVDVDIAKVEKLNKGVIPIYEPGLDAIVEKNVEAGRLHFTTDIKSAVEKALVVFLAVGTPPQEDGTPDMSYYRQAAKDVANAMNGYKVLVTKSTVPVGTGKWLKEFVGENVATPTEFGVASNPEFLREGAAITDFMRPDRVVIGSNEPRAIEVMKDLYRPLYLIETPIIITSLEAAELIKYAANAFLATKITFINEVANLCDAIGCDVHDVARGMGMDNRIGRKFLHPGPGYGGSCFPKDTRALTTVADQFGVETLIVDAVIEANERQRDAMIPKIEKMAGGLTGKQIGVLGLSFKPETDDMRESPATDIIKELIKRGASVKAYDPVAMAEAKHVLPDIEYAVDEYDAITGADMMVIITEWNQFRALDMERVKKLLKAPKIADLRNVYEPDDMRELGFEYVGVGR
- a CDS encoding SDR family oxidoreductase, translating into MAFTSKVLVTGGAGFIGSNLAAELIRQGARVSIIDDLTTGFRENLEDIKGDFDFIEGDINDEDALSKAIDGAEIVFHEAALPSVPRSVEDPAETHRVCVDGTFNLLNKARNVGVKRFIYAASSSAYGDQPILPKVETMLPDPLSPYAAAKLTGEYYCRVFNNVYGLETISLRYFNVFGPKQNPASMYSGVISRFIDALLAGKMPVIYGDGEQSRDFTYIANVVNANIKAAQTKVGIGETINVANGERITLNELLTILRTITNTTDSVADYQPPRNGDVKHSQADNRRAIECLDYSVLVGLEEGLRETINWWKSSRFAQART